The DNA sequence GCACCAAGGATGGCAAAAGAGTTGATGCCCTGCTTAGTCTGagcattattttttttaagcCGCTTAATCTGAGCATTGATCCCCTCCTAAAATTTTCTCCCACAAGTCATCGAAGGACGCTTCTGCTGTATGTGGAGCAATGGACGACTGCATACCAAATTATTGCAGCAGTCTAAACCGAAATTCTCTAGCCAAAATACAGGATAGTGGAAGATGGCGGATGGTTTCTTCCTCTTCACCACAATGAGGCCATGTTTCTGGGTGAGGCAGTCCTCTTTTAGCAAGGCGATCAGCTGCCCAGCATCTATCATTTGCTACCAGCTACATAAAAAATTGTATTTAATTTGGAGCCCAAGATTTCCATGTTCTTTGCCAAGGCCGCAAAAGGACAGTGCCCTGAAGGAGGCCTCTATGAGCTGAATGTGCAGAATAAATACCATTCGAGGACAATCTTCAACCATGAGAATCCTCAACCCCAGGCTGCAAGTGTACTTCTATGAGTGTATTCCAAAGGTCAAGAAGCTCAGAAATGACTCCCACACAGTAGTACCCGCAAGCATTATTTGTGAGAACCTCAAAAATTATCCTCCTTTTAGAGACCAAGGCGAAAACTTGGGATGCAATATCAGTGACCCTTTGTCCATGAATCCAGTGTTCTGTCCAGAGCAAGGTGGTATGATTATGACCCTCCTGACCTCAGATACAACTGTtatggagaaaaaggcctcgACACATGGATGGACGAACATGAAAAAATACCCATGGACGACTAGGATCTGTTTTTTTCAGCCATAACCATCTTATTCTAATTTCTAAGCACACGTCCAAGGTTCAGAAGATTAGTGTTTTGGAGTTAGGTTTTATCATGCCAGTGATTTAGTCTATCATAGTTTACCAAGTTTTATTACACACTCATTGGAGACTTCACGATTCACATAATTATTGGATCGGAAGAACATTCAGTGTGCGAAGAAGTAATTTATTTCCTTGTACAAATTTAATTTCaccatttttatttattatcaTCAAAACATACACACTTGCTATATGTCTAGGTGCCCTTCGTCTGCTAGGTTTTGGCGTGGTTTTCCCCTCCTTCACTCAGTTTTTGAGTTTTCATTAGCTAACTATCAAAAACCTATTGGACAAAGGGAAATAGAGCTCCATATTCAATTTGTTTGTTTGGCATAATCAAGGATCTGTTGCATATTTGTTAAGGTACTTTATATATGAAATTATTAGATTGCTTTTTAAGAAAAGCTTTGCATGAAACGAATTAGAGAATTGTTCTAAGGAGCCTTTGAGATGCcatgtttgaatacaaagtattTTCAATGTATTGAGGAAATACCATGGTTTTCAAAAGATGTGTTATGTTTGGATACAATAAACTTTGTAGTCTCAAAAACTATGGTTTTGTTAAAGTCTTTTGGAGTTTTAGAAACTCCACTCGTGATCTCTTTTTCTCTAAACCATGGGTTCTTTTTTATCTGCTTACAGAACCGCAGTTTTATGAATACCATAGTTTCCGAAAACTAGTCACCCAGACAAACCCTTAATGTCTCATCTATTCGTttagctgatttattatgagagaagagaaaaacattgttgttGGCTAATAAATTAGCAAACTTCCTAGCTCCTCCAAAAAAGAGTCCTTTTGGTGGAGGGACATTGTAAAGCTCCTAACTAAATTTAAGGGTATCGCGGCTGTTGAAGTTGGAAATGGGTCCTCTTGCCTTCTGTGGGAAGATCTTTGGGAGAATGATATAATGAGCCAGAAATTTCCAGAGCTTTTCTCCTTTGCCAGAGACAAACATATAGTGCTCGCAGTGGCTAGGGCACAAACTCCTTTCCATAATCTCTTTCACCTTCCACTGTCTCAGCAAGCACACTCTCagatgttgcttttgcagaacATGCTAAATGAAGTTGGTAGGAGTGAGGACCATGATAAGTGGAAATATATCTGGAACTCGAAAGTTTTCTCGGTGAAGAAAACCTACAAGCAACTAAGTGGAAACCAAAGAGTACACCCTGCCTTCAGGTGGTTGTGGGCATCGGCTTGTCAGTGCAAACATAAAGTATTTTTCTGGTTGCTCATGAAGGACAGAATAAGTACCAGGGAATTGCTCAAAAGGAAGAACATGGCCCTTCAAGATTTTACCTGCGTCCTGTGCAGCAACAATACAGAAGAGTCTTTGCACCACCTTTTCCTTGAGTGCCCATTTGCGGCCCAGTGTTGGGGTGCAATCAACATCCAGATAGCCCAATACTCAGACCCTTTCGAGTTTCTGCTGAGCTTCAGGAACCAACTTGGAGTGCCTTTCTTCATGGAAATCATAATTCTAATGGCTTGGTCAATTTGGAAGTCGAGGAatgatcaaatttttagacaGCTGCAGCCATCCTTTCATGGGGCCAAGCAGTTTTTCAAAGAAGAGTTCCAGTTGCTGCTACTCAGGATATGGAAGGATTACTTACACCTTGCTGAACAATGGATAGCAAATCTAGCCTAGCTTTTCTTTTTGCAGTTTTAACACTGCTTTTCTTAGTAACCTTTTTTGTTTCTTGAGCACCTGGTGTTTGGGCTCACTGCTTTCTGTTTTCCTTCTTTCCTTCTCTCTTGTACTTTTCAcaaaacatttttttaataaatgctGTAGGGGTGAAAGCCCCTccagtttagttcaaaaaaataaattagcaaataagctcaaacgaacagaACCGCCAGAACACCGAAGCAGAGATTGTGGTAAGAGGAAAGTAGTCGCTACTTATCCGTGTCCCCATTATCTGCACGTCCCAATAAGGCTTCCGGAACACCATTGCACATGACATCAGGTGAAAGAGGGGCAGAATGTAGCTTTGGCAATGAATTTGGAAAATTCAATCCAAATTCATCGCTCCCCATGTAAGTCGAGCACAGCATTGTCATTTGTCAGTATTATCTGTAGAGCCTCACAACAACTGAATAATGACCAAAATGCACCCGATGGCATTGGAACTTTGGAACAGAACGCACAGCCTAGTGCATGGTGCTAGATATATATTCTATGTACAATGGGCAATGCCAAACACTCTGCAACTCAGATACGAAAAAGAATTTGCCATGATATGGCTATATTTTTATGGTACAAACCTACAAACAAAGCGTGTGGATAAACTTTGTTAGGCTCCAGTGATCACATCTTCCTTAGGTTGTCAAGCCGTGCCTGTAGGTCATCATCTATGCCACCATCTGGCCCACCTGCGGCTTCAGCTTGTGCAGCAACTTTCCCAGCTGCGACTGGCTTTGCAACTGCAGTCGCTGGAGCCTTGACAAGCTGGATATAGAGAAGAATCAACATTGCACATCAGTATCATTCGTCTAAAAGGCAGCATATTCTACATCAGGATCAACAGAAGAATGTGGCGAAGCTTTACCTCTGAGTTGACATCAATGCCAATTTCATCAAGGACTTGGTTGACAAGCTCCTCtgtttcttcctcctcctcgtcacCCTCCAAGGCATCATCGATGGCATCGTTCATCACCTCACTAACCATCTCCATCTTCTCATTTTGCATCTCAAACTCCCGCATTATCTTCTGCAGGGCAGGCAGGTTCATCTGTCTGTTCATTTGTCCCATGGCTTTTGTCACACCCTTCATGGCTTCACCCATTGCTTGTGTTGATTTCAGAGTCTAAAAAATTGGGCACCAGTCAATACAAGACTTTTGAAGAGGGCTCTCATGAATAACAGGGACATCATAACTTTTTACAGTACAGTGAACTTTGCTAGGAAAGATTGGGTCAACTAAGTTTGTAATCATCGATCTCATCACAATTCGCACAAAGTTATCA is a window from the Sorghum bicolor cultivar BTx623 chromosome 5, Sorghum_bicolor_NCBIv3, whole genome shotgun sequence genome containing:
- the LOC8086026 gene encoding vacuolar protein sorting-associated protein 2 homolog 1 — encoded protein: MSFIFGKKKTPAELLRENKRMLDKSIREIERERQGLQAQEKKLINEIKKVAKQGQMGAVKIMAKDLIRTRHQITKFYALKSQLQGVSLRIQTLKSTQAMGEAMKGVTKAMGQMNRQMNLPALQKIMREFEMQNEKMEMVSEVMNDAIDDALEGDEEEEETEELVNQVLDEIGIDVNSELVKAPATAVAKPVAAGKVAAQAEAAGGPDGGIDDDLQARLDNLRKM